Proteins encoded within one genomic window of Solea senegalensis isolate Sse05_10M linkage group LG11, IFAPA_SoseM_1, whole genome shotgun sequence:
- the guca1b gene encoding guanylyl cyclase-activating protein 2, whose translation MGQRLSEDNDQDKEIDVAELQEWYKKFVVECPSGTLFMHEFKSFFGVTENQAAADYIENMFRAFDKNGDNTIDFLEYVAALNLVLRGKLEHKLKWTFKMYDKDGSGCIDKVELLEIVESIYRLKKACHGELDEECNLLTPDQVVDRIFELVDENGDGELSLDEFIDGARRDKWVMKMLQMDVNPGDWLSNERR comes from the exons ATGGGTCAACGCCTGAGTGAGGACAACGACCAAGACAAGGAAATTGACGTGGCAGAGCTGCAGGAATGGTACAAGAAATTTGTTGTGGAATGCCCAAGTGGAACCCTCTTCATGCACGAGTTCAAGAGCTTTTTTGGTGTCACTGAAAACCAGGCGGCAGCCGATTACATCGAGAACATGTTTCGAGCTTTTGACAAGAATGGA GACAACACCATCGATTTCCTGGAGTATGTGGCAGCGTTGAACTTAGTCCTGAGGGGTAAACTGGAACACAAACTTAAATGGACATTCAAAATGTACGACAAAGATGGAAGTGGGTGCATCGATAAAGTGGAGCTGCTGGAAATTGTGGAG TCTATTTATCGACTGAAGAAAGCCTGCCACGGTGAGCTGGATGAAGAGTGCAATCTCCTGACCCCAGATCAAGTGGTTGATCGGATATTTGAGCTGGTTGATGAAAATGGAGATG GGGAGCTGTCTCTGGACGAGTTCATCGACGGAGCCCGCAGGGACAAGTGGGTGATGAAGATGCTGCAGATGGATGTCAACCCTGGAGACTGGCTCTCCAACGAGCGGAGATAA